The genomic stretch CCAATCTTAGAGCAAGGGGACTGGGTCATAGCGAATTTGGAGACACCCATTGCAGGGAATGAGGTTGGCTTCCCAGGTTATCCTCGCTTTAACGCTCCTACGGAGCTTGCAGATGCGCTTAAGAACGCAGGGTTTAACCTTATTACGAACGCGAACAATCATTCTCTCGATCAAGGCGAATCCGGAATTTTACACACGCTGGAGAAGCTAAAGGAGCTTGAACTTCCTACGAAGGGAACCGCAGCATCGCAGGTAGAAGCAGACAGCAACGTAATATCCGAGAAGAATGGTATCCGCATGGGGCTGCTGGCATACACATACGGTACAAATGGCATTCCGATCCCTGAAGGTAAGTCATATCTCATATCATTAATCGACGAGAAACAAATAATCGAAGATATTTCTAAGCTGAGAGAAGCAGGAGCTGATCTCATTACAGTCTCCTTGCACTTTGGAACCGAGTATCAAACCGTTCCGAACGATGAACAAAAACGACTAGCCCGTGTACTCATTGCTTCAGGAGCCGATATTATTGCGGGCTCACACCCCCATGTTGTTCAGCCCTATGAGGTGCTTGAAACAACGGATGAATTAGGAAATACAAGAAATGGACTTATTATCTATTCTATGGGTAACTTTATTTCTAATCAGCGGGGCGACACGAAGGATTACGGAGTTATTTTTAAAGTGAATGTTCGCAAAAATATGACTGACGGCACCATTGAACTAACCGAAATCGAATCAATTCCAACCTGGGTGCATCGGTATAAGCCCGATACTGCTTATCGATACCGGATATTGCCGGTTGAGGAAACGCTTGCTGCTTCCAGTGACACGTTATTATCAAAAGCCGACTACCGTGAACTTCAAGAAAATTATAACCTGCTGCGCAATCGGCTTGATTCTATGAAATAAGCGAATGAATTAGTGCATTGCTTACAAGTTAGCTACTTTGCCTAATAAATAAACAAGCAGCTGCTGATTATGGGAAGAAATGCGGTCCAACGATTGCCCGATCATTTCGGTCCGAATTGTTGAACCGCGATTTGCTTCCGCTTTCCCCTTCTCCGATACGGATACCCATACGATTCTCCGATCATTATTATCCCGCGAACGTTCAATCAATTCATTCCGTTCCATACGATCCAGCAGCGTAGTAATCGCAGCAGGCGTAGTCGCTAAATACTGAATTAAATCTGACGGCTTCATCGGCTGATGCGCTATTAAAAGCTCAAGTACATTAAGCTGTCCTTCTGTTAAAGGAGCAAGTGACTGTTCCAAGTTGTTTTTCCATTCTCGCGATAGCTTCGTCCATAATTGAGTAAATTCTCCAGACACCATTAATCCACACCTGCCCTTTGTCATTTTCCAACTATTTACTCATTATTATAACAGTCTTTGTTGTCGTTTTAAAGATTAACCCAATTAATAATTTGCGCTATTAAACGATACAATCATGAACATTATGACAGCGTTTGACATACAATGTGGCAAAAGCCTATGGCTATGTCTACTTTTGCTTAAGATCAAGGAGCGTGAACCAGAGTGGAAGAACGGAAAGCTGTCATTATACAGAAAATAAAAAAATATGGCATCATAAAAGACCCACAATGGCTAGACCGCCCGGATGAGCTGGTACCATTGTGGGTCATGCTTGAAGCAATATTAGAAGTCATTGAACGGTTTGATCCGCCTAATCGTCCTTATGATTAGCTTCCAATATGGAGCGTGCGAGCGTATACGATATAACATCATTTTTCTCTAGCGGGAATAGAAGCTTGCCAATCGCTTTACGCTCTTCAATTGGTGCTTTCTCTGAGATGGCACTCAGCTTCGCTCCAGATGATGTAATTGCGACGATATTCATCGCTTCCTTGCAATAATAGGCTGTGACCAATGCCGCGCCGTTTGGACGCACCCGCTTGCCTTCTTTAAACTCAAACGTTTGGACGCCCTTGCCGCCTCTTCCTTGAATTGGATAGTCGAGCAGCAGCGTACGCTTGGCAAAACCGATATCAGTGATGACGAGTACTTCGCCCTCATCCTCAGCAACCCATTCTGCCGCGATAAGCTCGTCTCCATCCTTTAGCTGGATGCCCCGAACACCTGAAGCTACTCTGCCCATCGAATTCACTTCAGTTTCAGCGAATCGAATACTCATACCGAGCTTAGTGATGAGCATAATTTGCTTCGAGCTGTCACTCAGTACAACCCGAATAATTTCATCGCCGTCTGATACTTTGCAGGCCGCTACAGCCGTTGATCGCGTTGTCGCATATTCCTTAAGCTCTGTTCGTTTCACCTGGCCGCGCTTCGTCACAAAGACTAGAGAGGCGGTAGAAGCTAAAATATCTTTAATTGGAATGACACTTACAATCGCATCATCCTTCGGTATAGCTACTACGTTTACGATAGCGGTTCCGGTATCCTTCCACTTAAATTCTGGAATTTGATGGACAGGCAATAAATAATATTGACCTTTGCGCGTAAACAAAAGCAAGTTATCTATCGTATTTACAGACAGAAGATCCGTTACAAAATCGCCGTCCTTCACACCTGCATTTTGAAGCTCTCCACCAGATCTTGTGAACGACAGCATGCTTGTACGCTTCACGTACCCATCTCTACTCAGGGTAACGAGAACATCCTCAGGCGTAACAAGCACCTCAAGATTGACTTTCAGCTCCTCAACCTCACCGCGAAGATCAGAACGGCGATCTATGCCATATTTCGTCTGAATCTCAAGCAGTTCGTCCTTTATGACACCTAATAGTTTTTTTTCACTTGCTAAAATCGATTTGAAGTAAGCGATTTTCTTCATCGCTTCCTTAAGCTCTTTCTCAAGCGTATTAATTTCTAGATTCGTTAAGCGATAAAGCTGTAACGTAAGTATCGCGTCGGCCTGGCGCGCAGTAAAGCCAAATTTGGCTACCAAATTGTCTTGTGCGTCCGCACGATTTTTGGACGCTTTAATCGCTGCAATTACTTCATCGAGTATATTAAGCGCCTTTACGAGCCCTTCTACAACATGAGCACGGTCCTCAGCCTTTTCCAAATCATATTTGGTACGGAAGGTTACAACTTCCTTCTGATGCTCAATATAAGCCGATAGAATTTGCTTCAATCCAAGCTGCATAGGCGTTTTGTTTACAATCGCGACCATATTAAAGCTGTAAGCGACCTGTAAATCCGTTTTCTTGAATAAATAAGCTAATATGCCTTGCGCATCAGCATCCTTCTTAAATTCAACAACGATACGCAAACCATTGCGTCCGCTTTCGTCGCGAACTTCAGCGATACCCTCAACCTTTTTCTCAAGACGGATATTTTCCATTGCTGTAACGAGCCTGGATTTCACAACCTGATAAGGAATTTCCGTAATAACAAGCTGCGTCTTGCCTCCGCGCATATCCTCAATTGCCGTTTTAGCACGTATATAAATACGTCCCTTACCTGTTGCGTAAGCATCTTTTATGCCTTCTTCGCCCATAATAATGCCGCCTGTTGGAAAATCCGGTCCTTTGACATACGTCATAAGCTCTTCGAGCGTGAGGTCTGGGCTTCCCATAAGGGCGATACAAGCGTTGATGACCTCGCGCAGATTATGGGGCGGTATTTCCGTGGCAAAGCCGGCAGAGATGCCGCTGGTCCCGTTTACGAGCAGATTAGGGTACCGCGACGGCAGCACAACCGGCTCCTTC from Paenibacillus sp. FSL H8-0548 encodes the following:
- a CDS encoding CapA family protein: MIRGKSHRKFQAILLILSFIGLLFIFFMPSLFERASAPAALNNPVSTQPTPNEQAIVAPSPSPIIVEPTPPPEPVYAEAVWMAVGDVMMHKPQLPGAYNKATKSYNFDSFFTEVKPILEQGDWVIANLETPIAGNEVGFPGYPRFNAPTELADALKNAGFNLITNANNHSLDQGESGILHTLEKLKELELPTKGTAASQVEADSNVISEKNGIRMGLLAYTYGTNGIPIPEGKSYLISLIDEKQIIEDISKLREAGADLITVSLHFGTEYQTVPNDEQKRLARVLIASGADIIAGSHPHVVQPYEVLETTDELGNTRNGLIIYSMGNFISNQRGDTKDYGVIFKVNVRKNMTDGTIELTEIESIPTWVHRYKPDTAYRYRILPVEETLAASSDTLLSKADYRELQENYNLLRNRLDSMK
- the gyrA gene encoding DNA gyrase subunit A; the encoded protein is MSMLEQFLPAFLEEIVGDRFGRYSKYIIQDRAIPDVRDGLKPVQRRILYAMYDSGNTPDKQYRKSAKTVGDVMGNYHPHGDSSIYEGMVRMAQPWKMGHPLVDGHGNWGSQDDDPAAAMRYTEARLSPIAMELLRDIEKRTVQFKDNFDNTTKEPVVLPSRYPNLLVNGTSGISAGFATEIPPHNLREVINACIALMGSPDLTLEELMTYVKGPDFPTGGIIMGEEGIKDAYATGKGRIYIRAKTAIEDMRGGKTQLVITEIPYQVVKSRLVTAMENIRLEKKVEGIAEVRDESGRNGLRIVVEFKKDADAQGILAYLFKKTDLQVAYSFNMVAIVNKTPMQLGLKQILSAYIEHQKEVVTFRTKYDLEKAEDRAHVVEGLVKALNILDEVIAAIKASKNRADAQDNLVAKFGFTARQADAILTLQLYRLTNLEINTLEKELKEAMKKIAYFKSILASEKKLLGVIKDELLEIQTKYGIDRRSDLRGEVEELKVNLEVLVTPEDVLVTLSRDGYVKRTSMLSFTRSGGELQNAGVKDGDFVTDLLSVNTIDNLLLFTRKGQYYLLPVHQIPEFKWKDTGTAIVNVVAIPKDDAIVSVIPIKDILASTASLVFVTKRGQVKRTELKEYATTRSTAVAACKVSDGDEIIRVVLSDSSKQIMLITKLGMSIRFAETEVNSMGRVASGVRGIQLKDGDELIAAEWVAEDEGEVLVITDIGFAKRTLLLDYPIQGRGGKGVQTFEFKEGKRVRPNGAALVTAYYCKEAMNIVAITSSGAKLSAISEKAPIEERKAIGKLLFPLEKNDVISYTLARSILEANHKDD
- a CDS encoding MarR family transcriptional regulator — translated: MVSGEFTQLWTKLSREWKNNLEQSLAPLTEGQLNVLELLIAHQPMKPSDLIQYLATTPAAITTLLDRMERNELIERSRDNNDRRIVWVSVSEKGKAEANRGSTIRTEMIGQSLDRISSHNQQLLVYLLGKVANL